From the Drechmeria coniospora strain ARSEF 6962 chromosome 02, whole genome shotgun sequence genome, the window TTGATTGCGCTACGGCCAACCGTCAGCATGCGGCCAAGGAATGGGAATGAAAAGCAGGGCAGGAAACGGCAACGAACTTGAATCATCTCAAAggccaccttggccgccaGTTTCCTGCGCTTCGACTGGCTGAGACCGTTGGTGTAAGGGTTCAGCTCGAGATCCTCGAGCATGAACTTGGAAAAGCCTCGATAGAGGGCCAGGATACCCTTGTCCTGATTGTCGATGCTCTCCCTCAACGCGCTGTCGTGAAGTTGAAAGCCAAGACGCAGGATGCGGCGACAGGTCTCGGCCTCCGTCGTTTGCTTGGTTTGAATGTCGTGCTGGATGCATGGAATGCGGTCCAGCATGCAGTCgcgtcggtcgaggacgCACCGGTCGGGGGCGAATATGTCCACGAGGGACTTGAAGCCTATCCGATCAACACCGCCTCGACTCGAAGCGATGTCTTCGTTCATGGCAATGAGCTGGGCTCCGtacccgtcgacgacggcgtcatcgacgccgactGAAAGGCAACAACAGGTCAGCTTCGGCCGGGCCAAAAACGGACGGTCGGTGCCTGGATCGGGAGGAAACCATACTGCAGTCGCTGAATACGTGGCCATCGCTGATGATCCACAGCTTGGCTCCGGGTGGATATATGCTCTCGATGGCTTGTATGAAGTCGTGCAGGTTGCTCAAGGCAATGAGCTCACCGCGGTCGGGCGATGTGCCCTGCACCTTGTTCGGGTTGGAGGATTTGCAGGGGAAGGCCGGAAGACAAAACTCGACCCGCTGCCCCCTGCAGGTAAAGTGGCGGACACTGTCTCGAAAGACCTCTCTGCCTCCCCGCAACCACATGTCATCCTTGGCGACGTATCGGAGAGCGCCGTCAAAGAGATCGACGATGAGGTCCGTCACGCGGTCCGGCGTCGACTCTTtcacgtcgccgtcggcatccaGGTGCATGCCGGAGAGAATCAGGGAAGCAAAGAAGAGATCGAGGTCCTGGTCCGCCAAGGGACATGAACCTGGCTCCAGCTtgagggcgatgccgatggtgTCGGAGGTGCGTCTCCGTCTTTGGAGCATGACGAGACGTTCCGACCtctcatcgtcaccgaccTCGACCGTCACGACCGTTCGGGAGAGCGGTTGGCCCGTCTCGGAGGAGACATTctgggacgaggaggacgacagCTGGCTGCGAATCCGGCTCCAAGCCGAGCTGAGCGTGTCCCGGGAGGGGCCGAAGCAGTAGACaagctggccgccgccatcgtagATGTAGGTTCCCGCGAACCGCTCGTAGACGGACAGAGTGTTCTCCATCGTCGGATGGGAGAGCTGCATCTAGTGCACGACAGAGGAAGAGACGGGAGTCTCAGACCGGCGGCCGCAAGTTGGCTCGTGGTAAAAGATATACGAGCATGCacgcgagcagcagcagcagcagcagcagcagcagcagcacgtGAACTCACATCATCTCTCGCCCCTCCCAGCCCTCTGCGCAAGAGGCGCAAGGACTGATTTCGTGTCGTATCATGCGCGTGCGTACATACGAACAGTATGAGTAAGAATTCATCCTGCGTCCCGCAACGGCCGCGGCCGGATGACGGCCGCAAACTGAATGAAGAAAGAAGAAAGGAGGAGGCATGTCAGCGTACTTGCCCTGCCGCGCCGCGCCGATAGATCAGGCAAGCGCCATCGGCGTCTTGTGGAACGGGGGATCCCAGATAGGTTTGGCGCGGCCCTCTATTTAAACCCCTTCCGGCTTGGCGCGAACGTGTCCGAGTCCTCCTGCCAGTCCGGGTGGAGTTTCGGTGAGAGCCGGAGTTGGGAGCGGGCACCGGGAACCGTCCAGAAATATATAATTAGGAAGTCACgaacggcgacgagcaagtTTTGCTCACGCGGCAGCTCGAAACCTGAGAGAGAAAAACTCTGCGCAACTCGGCGGGGAAGGCACATCCCCCAATGTCATCCATGGCTAGCACCAGAGCCATAGATAGCACCATAGCTGTAGATGGCACCAAAGTCATAACATCATAGTCATGGCACCGTGGCCATGGCATCGTGGCCATAGCATCTTGGCCGTGGCACCTTCGCCATGGCACCTTCGCCATAGTCCTCGTTGCCAAAGTTCGCTTCGGAGCCGTACAGATTCACCTGTCGCCGTCAGCCTATCGTACAAACACCGCGTCCTGAACGTACATGTTGTGTGCTCTACCCGCACACATTTTCTTCACGAGGTGACGCCCGACTTGTGCCGTCCGGACTGGTAGGTGTCATTTGCCCGCACACCCTTCCCTGCATTTCACTCATCATCTCCGTTCCGTCAGCTGGCTTGGTGGGCTGATAATGGAGCTACCAAGGCCTTGTGAGGGCAATATATGACGCCGTCTCGTCTCCGAAGCCCTTGCCTCACTCAGCCTTGAGCACCATGGCCCTCTTGCTTCGCCTCGCCGGAggcttcggcgtcgtcctgctgctgctgctcctgcttgCCGGGCTGATATACTATCTCTGCCTGCTGCCGCCCACGGAGCCGCGCGGGATACCTTCCATCCCGTTCTGGGTTGCGCTTCTTCCGCTCGTCAAGGACGTCGACCAGCAGGTCGTCTTTGCGCGATATATAGAAAAGCCTCTGCGGACCCACGGAGCCGTCAAGATATTTTTCGCCTCCAAGTGGAACCTTCTCCTTCACCGGCccgccttgctcgccgaCCTGTTCAAGCATGAGGACCGGTACCAGAAGAGCGGGAACCAAAAAAAGATTCCCGGAAGCGTCCTCGCCTCCTTTCTGGGCGACAACATCATATCGAGCCACGGCCAGATCTGGAAGTCGTACCGGCAGATCATCCAGCCCGGCTTGCAGAGGCAGTTTGATCTCGACGTGCTTCTCACCAACGCCGACCGGCTGTGCGACATGCTCGTCGATTCCCAAGCCGACAAATCGCACAATGGT encodes:
- a CDS encoding Pyoverdine biosynthesis, with the protein product MENTLSVYERFAGTYIYDGGGQLVYCFGPSRDTLSSAWSRIRSQLSSSSSQNVSSETGQPLSRTVVTVEVGDDERSERLVMLQRRRRTSDTIGIALKLEPGSCPLADQDLDLFFASLILSGMHLDADGDVKESTPDRVTDLIVDLFDGALRYVAKDDMWLRGGREVFRDSVRHFTCRGQRVEFCLPAFPCKSSNPNKVQGTSPDRGELIALSNLHDFIQAIESIYPPGAKLWIISDGHVFSDCIGVDDAVVDGYGAQLIAMNEDIASSRGGVDRIGFKSLVDIFAPDRCVLDRRDCMLDRIPCIQHDIQTKQTTEAETCRRILRLGFQLHDSALRESIDNQDKGILALYRGFSKFMLEDLELNPYTNGLSQSKRRKLAAKVAFEMIQRNQAYSNLVEIIFPHHVRLSIHAYDLASLRMPSPEVHMLGKGVRAAKELLPDADLALFHDQLHVPTPWHNCIVDIEGHPTLYLTKSSVARAALSTGTFVGRWAGHSPLMGACFSLSPAIPLRTAPATQPPHAIRVPEHV